In Xiphophorus maculatus strain JP 163 A chromosome 18, X_maculatus-5.0-male, whole genome shotgun sequence, a single genomic region encodes these proteins:
- the LOC102228267 gene encoding claudin-8-like, protein MIRGISEIAAMCVGLIGLIGASATTGLPMWKVTAFIGANIIVMETRWEGLWMNCYRQANIRMQCKVYDSLLYLPPDLQAARGLMCCSVALSGLGLLVALAGMKCISCFQGSKWAKTIILMVAGAMQFMACICVFIPVSWTGHVIISDFYNPLLIDAERRELGEALYIGWVTGALLFASALLFICRRIPSERGSFDVYPPLKLLNYRTEVNRPAMTRYHPISSIPSIQSNAHQSTLQSNSLVGQQNLFPPQNVNQVISNGALMNPTIVYTPGPENASILYQSSMAHQSSVGSSPHSGSIYAPGNSLYVTQNPTLYTTTYTGNTPSSFQSSFHPVAQTPVFIAYKESMVHPETRSLSHNGVYI, encoded by the coding sequence atgattCGAGGCATCTCTGAGATCGCAGCGATGTGTGTTGGACTGATTGGGCTGATCGGAGCCTCTGCTACGACTGGCTTGCCTATGTGGAAGGTCACCGCTTTCATTGGAGCAAACATCATTGTGATGGAGACGCGTTGGGAGGGCTTGTGGATGAACTGCTACAGACAGGCAAACATCAGGATGCAGTGTAAGGTGTACGACTCCTTATTGTATCTTCCTCCTGACCTGCAGGCTGCCAGGGGTCTGATGTGCTGTTCTGTAGCCTTGTCAGGGTTAGGGCTCTTGGTAGCTCTAGCAGGGATGAAATGCATTTCCTGCTTTCAAGGTAGCAAATGGGCTAAAACAATTATTCTGATGGTTGCTGGAGCAATGCAGTTCATGgcctgtatttgtgtttttataccCGTGTCTTGGACTGGTCATGTCATTATAAGTGATTTTTACAATCCACTGCTGATTGATGCCGAAAGGAGAGAGCTGGGAGAAGCTCTTTACATCGGTTGGGTGACGGGAGCCTTACTTTTTGCCTCAGCTTTACTGTTTATCTGTAGACGGATACCCTCAGAAAGAGGGTCATTTGACGTATATCCCCCACTTAAACTGCTGAATTACAGGACAGAGGTGAACAGACCTGCAATGACAAGATATCACCCCATCTCCAGCATTCCAAGCATCCAGTCGAATGCACATCAAAGTACTCTTCAGAGCAACAGCTTGGTTGGGCAACAAAATTTATTTCCACCACAAAATGTCAATCAAGTAATAAGCAATGGAGCCCTGATGAACCCAACTATTGTCTACACTCCTGGTCCTGAAAATGCATCAATCCTCTATCAAAGTAGCATGGCTCATCAATCTTCAGTGGGGAGCTCTCCCCACTCTGGAAGCATATACGCTCCAGGAAACTCTTTATATGTGACCCAAAACCCCACTCTGTATACAACAACTTACACCGGCAATACACCTTCATCTTTCCAGTCAAGCTTTCATCCTGTTGCACAAACTCCTGTTTTCATAGCCTATAAGGAATCCATGGTTCACCCAGAGACTCGCAGCCTTAGCCACAATGGAGTGTACATATAA
- the LOC102235631 gene encoding claudin-4-like: MANSTLEIVGLLLSLIGLIGAAASTGMPMWRVTAFIGENIIVFETRYEGLWMNCFRQANIRMQCKVYDSLLALPQDLQAARGLMCCSLALAAIGLLISLVGMQCTACIRNNDRAKRLVLIIAGSMILMACICDLIPVSWTGHVIIQDFYNPLLIDAQRRELGEALYIGWVAAAFLFAGGCIFICCNIQSEDEKPEKYMYSKTSGYRAYTPQPPLQPLQPQQLVFIPRSEPHSMLSRHPSTVYSYESRYPSVHSGVAYL, encoded by the coding sequence ATGGCCAACTCAACATTGGAAATAGTGGGACTTTTATTGTCCTTGATTGGTCTGATTGGAGCAGCTGCAAGCACCGGAATGCCAATGTGGCGGGTCACAGCCTTCATTGGGGAGAATATCATCGTGTTTGAGACTCGCTACGAGGGTTTGTGGATGAACTGCTTTCGCCAAGCTAACATACGGATGCAGTGTAAAGTCTACGACTCTCTGCTGGCCCTTCCCCAAGACCTGCAAGCTGCAAGAGGGTTAATGTGCTGCTCTCTGGCTCTGGCTGCCATTGGTCTGCTGATCAGTTTGGTCGGGATGCAGTGCACAGCGTGCATCAGGAACAACGATCGAGCCAAAAGACTGGTCCTCATCATTGCAGGAAGCATGATTTTAATGGCTTGCATTTGCGACCTTATTCCTGTGTCCTGGACAGGCCACGTCATCATTCAGGACTTCTACAACCCGCTGCTGATCGATGCCCAGCGCAGGGAGCTCGGAGAAGCTCTCTATATTGGTTGGGTGGcagctgcttttttgtttgctggAGGGTGCATTTTTATCTGTTGCAATATACAGTCTGAAGACGAAAAACCAGAGAAGTACATGTACTCAAAAACCTCAGGGTACAGGGCCTACACGCCACAGCCACCACTCCAGCCTCTACAGCCTCAGCAGCTGGTGTTTATCCCTCGATCCGAACCTCACTCAATGCTGTCAAGACATCCGTCAACCGTCTACAGTTACGAATCTAGATACCCCTCTGTGCACAGTGGAGTTGCTTATCTGTGA
- the LOC102235381 gene encoding claudin-8-like encodes MATYTAYSGYTKPPLSYAGSYYDPNLQKPPQTYIDYQDNPDYQDSVYEEKQRAEKRKRRNEVCCEVVALIIGFLGLIGVAAVTGLPMWKVTAFIQENIIVMETRWEGLWMNCYRQANIRMQCKVYDSLLYLPPDLQAARGLMCSSVALTTFALVVSVVGMKCTKMVDHRARTKHIVLVTGGCLFLMGCVTTLIPVSWTGHVIIQDFYNPLLIDAQRRELGEALYIGWMTSGLLFSAGVILLCRHAPRTNVEEERVIYNPGSVYQPAYTYQPYSYQPEYNYQPAYSAPPPRSVGYTPSQY; translated from the coding sequence ATGGCCACTTACACAGCCTACAGTGGCTATACCAAGCCACCATTGTCCTATGCCGGGTCTTACTATGACCCAAATTTGCAGAAGCCACCCCAGACCTACATAGACTACCAAGATAACCCAGATTACCAGGATTCTGTTTACgaggaaaaacaaagagctgAGAAGAGGAAACGCCGTAATGAAGTCTGCTGTGAGGTTGTGGCTCTCATCATTGGTTTTCTTGGACTGATTGGAGTAGCAGCGGTGACTGGCTTGCCCATGTGGAAAGTAACAGCCTTCATTCAGGAAAACATCATTGTGATGGAAACTCGCTGGGAAGGTTTGTGGATGAACTGCTACAGACAAGCCAACATAAGGATGCAGTGCAAGGTGTACGATTCCCTGCTGTACCTGCCACCAGATCTCCAAGCAGCCAGAGGCCTCATGTGCAGCTCTGTGGCTCTCACAACCTTCGCCCTGGTTGTTTCAGTGGTGGGAATGAAATGTACCAAGATGGTGGACCACCGTGCTCGAACAAAACACATTGTCCTTGTGACTGGAGGCTGTCTCTTCCTCATGGGCTGTGTCACTACCCTGATCCCAGTGTCCTGGACTGGCCATGTCATCATCCAGGACTTCTACAACCCACTGCTGATTGATGCCCAACGAAGAGAGCTCGGGGAAGCTCTGTACATCGGCTGGATGACATCTGGTTTGCTTTTCTCAGCTGGAGTGATCCTGCTGTGCCGCCATGCTCCACGCACCAATGTAGAAGAAGAGAGGGTCATATACAACCCTGGAAGTGTCTACCAACCTGCATACACATACCAGCCGTACTCATATCAACCAGAATACAACTACCAACCTGCATACTCTGCACCCCCACCAAGATCTGTGGGATATACTCCGAGTCAGTACTAG
- the LOC102235120 gene encoding claudin-8-like: MKQKLEIVALVLGFFGLFGTIAVTALPTWKVSAFIGANLIVMEELWEGLWMTCYRQINIKMQCKVYDSLLILPAELQAARGFMCVSIALVFIALIVTAFGIQRSNCFGDNMKSKNIILAVGGCLYLISFLTTLIPVSWVGHSIIRQFYNPTMLDAQKREIGQAIFIGWGTSGVLLATGIIVLIRYSKRRSKEDLYQGVYIMEEKSAIKEDSVYLAQTESGMHKFQEYV; this comes from the coding sequence ATGAAACAGAAGCTGGAAATTGTAGCCCTGGTCCTGGGCTTCTTTGGCCTATTTGGGACAATAGCTGTTACAGCTCTGCCTACCTGGAAGGTCTCTGCCTTCATTGGGGCTAATCTTATAGTCATGGAGGAACTGTGGGAAGGCCTGTGGATGACCTGCTACAGACAGATTAATATCAAGATGCAATGCAAGGTCTACGACTCACTATTGATTCTCCCAGCCGAGCTGCAGGCGGCTAGAGGATTCATGTGCGTCTCCATCGCCCTGGTTTTCATTGCCTTGATTGTCACAGCTTTTGGAATCCAGAGGAGCAACTGTTTTGGTGACAACATGAAGAGCAAAAACATCATTCTGGCCGTCGGGGGATGTTTGTATCTGATTTCGTTTCTGACCACACTCATTCCTGTCAGCTGGGTGGGTCACTCGATTATCAGGCAGTTCTACAATCCAACTATGCTGGACGCTCAGAAACGAGAGATAGGACAAGCCATCTTTATTGGCTGGGGAACGTCTGGTGTGTTACTGGCCACTGGAATCATCGTGCTCATCAGATACAGCAAACGAAGATCCAAAGAAGATCTCTACCAGGGTGTATACATTATGGAGGAAAAGAGTGCCATCAAAGAGGACAGTGTATATCTCGCCCAGACAGAATCCGGCATGCATAAATTTCAAGAATATGTGTaa
- the LOC102234854 gene encoding T-lymphoma invasion and metastasis-inducing protein 1-like isoform X2 has protein sequence MSVLKWSKHRKRSADSIYDMLHLSTEQVAAFCRSLHDMNPSECVSSSPSPDSPFPPTATPRQLSDADKLRKVICELVETERTYVKDLNCLIGRYLTPLQKENFLTQDELDVLFGNLPEMVEFQVEFLKTLEDGTRLVPDLEKLESVDQFKKILFSLGGSFLYYADRFKIYSAFCASHTKVPKVLVKAKTDPNFKAFLDERNPKQQHSSTLESYLIKPIQRVLKYPLLLRELYSLTDPDSEEHYHLDVAIKAMNKVASHINEMQKIHEEFGAVFDQLITEQSSEKKDVADLSMGDLLLHNTVTWINPPISLGKWKKEPQMATFVFKTAVVFVCKEESKQKKKIGGSHRVSVSSEEKDPFRFRHMIPTDALQIRSMSNTDGESSAMCEIVHTKSESEGRPERTFHLCCSSPEGRKEFLKTVHSILREKHRRQLLKTESLPLNQQYVPFGGKRLCALKGARPAINRAASAPTRTLGRRKLVRNRFTIDTDIVFDGDSEQQDLTSPQESDSVPLQQKEEQQSELAGDTDRWVEEQFDLEEYEDQEEMKETDILSDDDDEFCQTPRPPSEEVDLESPLMALSLEGTETDGSKSLPSPTVSDTPDEEKISDTERKSSVTDNSEDKNQAEKAEVWVRREPSDSSPECPT, from the exons ATGTCCGTCCTGAAGTGGAGCAAGCACAGAAAGCGCTCCGCAGACTCCATCTATGACATGCTTCATCTG AGTACAGAGCAGGTTGCCGCTTTCTGTCGCAGTCTCCATGACATGAATCCCTCAGAGTGCGTGTCCTCTTCGCCGAGCCCGGACTCACCCTTCCCGCCTACCGCAACTCCCCGACAGCTGTCTGATGCCGACAAGCTCCGCAAAGTGATCTGTGAACTCGTGGAGACCGAGCGCACCTATGTCAAA GATCTCAATTGTCTCATTGGGAGATATTTAACCCCACTGCAGAAGGAGAATTTTCTCACACAGGATGAG ctggATGTTCTATTTGGCAATTTGCCAGAAATGGTGGAATTCCAGGTTGAGTTCCTAAAAACGCTGGAAGATGGAACCAGATTGGTTCCAGATCTGGAGAAGCTGGAGAGTGTGGATCAGTTTAAG AAAATACTCTTTTCTTTGGGAGGCTCTTTCTTGTACTATGCGGACCGTTTTAAGATCTACAGTGCTTTTTGTGCCAGTCACACCAAGGTCCCAAAGGTTCTTGTGAAGG CCAAAACCGACCCTAATTTCAAGGCCTTTCTTGATGAGCGGAACCCCAAGCAGCAGCACTCCTCCACCCTAGAATCCTATCTGATTAAACCCATACAGAGGGTGCTAAAATACCCCCTTCTGCTAAGGGAGCTCTACTCACTGACAGACCCAGACAGTGAGGAACACTACCACTTGGATG TTGCTATAAAGGCCATGAACAAGGTTGCCAGCCACATCAATGAAATGCAGAAGATCCACGAGGAGTTTGGAGCAGTGTTTGACCAGCTGATCACTGAGCAAAGCAGTGAAAAGAAAGAC GTGGCTGATTTATCGATGGGAGATTTGCTGCTGCACAACACAGTGACATGGATCAACCCACCTATTTCTCTGggaaaatggaagaaagaaccacagatgGCAACATTTG TTTTCAAAACTGCTGTGGTGTTTGTATGCAAAGAAGAGTccaagcagaagaagaaaatt GGCGGCTCACATCGAGTTTCTGTATCTTCGGAAGAAAAAGATCCTTTCCGTTTCCGTCATATGATTCCTACAGATGCCCTTCAAATCAGATCCATGTCAAACACAG ACGGTGAGAGTTCTGCTATGTGTGAAATAGTTCAcacaaaatcagaatcagaaggAAGACCAGAGAGGACGTTTCACCTGTGCTGCAG CTCTCCGGAGGGCAGAAAGGAATTTCTGAAGACAGTCCACTCCATCTTGAGGGAAAAGCACCGCCGACAGCTCCTAAAAACAGAGAGTTTACCCCTCAACCAGCAGTATGTGCCATTTGGAGGAAAACGACTCTGTGCTCTGAAAGGAGCCCGTCCAGCCATAAATAGAGCCG CATCTGCCCCAACCAGAACTCTAGGCAGGAGAAAGCTGGTGCGCAATCGTTTCACCATAGACACCGACATTGTTTTTGATGGGGACTCAGAACAGCAGGACCTCACTTCACCACAGGAATCCGATTCAGTTCCGCTGCAGCAGAAGGAGGAGCAGCAGTCTGAGTTAGCGGGAGATACAGACCGCTGGGTGGAGGAACAGTTTGACCTAGAAGAGTATGAAGACCAGGAAGAAATGAAGGAGACAGACATCCTAAGCGATGATGATGACGAGTTTTGCCAAACACCCAGACCTCCATCTGAAGAGGTTGATCTGGAGAGCCCCCTGATGGCTTTATCCCTGGAGGGAACAGAAACAGATGGGAGTAAGAGCCTGCCGTCTCCAACTGTGAGCGACACACCAGATGAAGAGAAGATATCCGACACAGAGAGGAAGAGCTCTGTAACCGACAACTCTGAGGATAAGAATCAAGCAGAGAAGGCTGAGGTTTGGGTTCGACGGGAGCCATCAGATTCATCTCCAGAATGCCCCACATAA